A region of Acidobacteriota bacterium DNA encodes the following proteins:
- a CDS encoding CRTAC1 family protein: MKSLAVGGLAGYGLSGRILNLSGSAISQPHTILPAFRVVPASASGISFVHENGRSPEYYLPETLGGGGGFIDYDNDGWMDLYLINSGSCDFYNPKPPLRNALYHNNRDGTFTDVTEKAGVAGGGYGMGLAVGDYDGDGWPDLFVTQYGQCILYHNNGNGTFTDVTEKAGVSAPGLNASALWFDYDNDGRLDLFVCRSADFHKSNNKFCGVPETGQRYYCIPNVYRPMPSWLFHNNGDGTFTDVSKETNIASSSGIAWGAVATDINNDGWMDLFIANDTVANFLFANRGHGKFEEIGLPAGVGYSADGRARSGMGVDAADYDQDGWVDLFLTDVDEEMFSLYHNNHDETFNDQSLSNGIGMTVRNMSGWGVKFLDYDNDGNMDIFITSGHPDDKVSQRYSEVHYREKPLLWRNLGAGYRQTYQNVSDQSGPIFSERIAGRGLAIADFNNDGGIDVLMVPNEGAPILLQNNVGKLHHWLGINLKGTKANPDAIGARITWQAGDLRRWVEKISGGGYLASHDPRLVLGIGPRIKIDWIEIKWPAPSTRFDRLTKLPIDRYITIVEGKGVVE, from the coding sequence ATGAAATCTCTGGCGGTTGGCGGGCTTGCCGGTTACGGCCTTTCCGGTCGCATTCTGAATTTGTCGGGATCAGCTATTTCCCAACCGCACACCATTCTGCCTGCATTTCGGGTGGTTCCGGCTTCGGCAAGCGGAATCTCGTTCGTTCATGAAAACGGGCGGTCTCCGGAATACTACCTGCCTGAAACTCTGGGTGGTGGTGGTGGATTCATTGACTATGACAACGACGGCTGGATGGACCTTTACCTGATCAACAGCGGCAGCTGCGATTTCTATAACCCAAAGCCTCCTTTACGCAATGCCCTTTACCACAACAATCGCGATGGCACATTTACGGATGTGACCGAAAAGGCCGGTGTTGCAGGTGGCGGCTATGGCATGGGCCTAGCCGTGGGCGATTATGACGGCGATGGCTGGCCTGACCTTTTTGTTACGCAGTACGGCCAATGCATTCTCTATCACAACAATGGTAACGGCACATTTACGGATGTAACCGAGAAGGCGGGCGTGAGCGCTCCAGGCCTGAACGCCAGCGCTCTCTGGTTCGACTATGACAATGATGGACGCTTAGATCTCTTCGTCTGTCGCTCTGCAGATTTTCACAAGTCAAACAACAAGTTCTGCGGCGTTCCCGAAACAGGTCAGCGCTACTACTGCATCCCGAACGTCTATCGCCCCATGCCAAGTTGGCTTTTCCACAACAACGGCGATGGTACCTTCACTGACGTGAGCAAGGAAACCAACATTGCCAGCTCGAGCGGCATCGCTTGGGGGGCTGTGGCAACCGATATCAATAACGATGGATGGATGGACCTTTTCATCGCTAATGATACGGTAGCAAATTTCCTTTTTGCCAATCGCGGCCATGGAAAGTTCGAGGAGATAGGCCTTCCCGCCGGGGTTGGTTACAGCGCAGACGGCCGGGCGCGCTCAGGGATGGGCGTGGACGCTGCAGACTACGACCAGGACGGCTGGGTCGATCTCTTCCTTACTGACGTAGACGAGGAGATGTTTTCGCTCTATCACAATAACCACGACGAGACCTTCAACGACCAATCTCTCTCTAACGGCATCGGGATGACGGTGCGCAACATGAGCGGGTGGGGAGTGAAGTTCTTGGACTATGACAACGACGGCAACATGGATATCTTTATCACTTCCGGTCATCCTGATGATAAGGTCTCGCAAAGATACAGCGAAGTGCACTATCGCGAAAAGCCGCTTCTCTGGCGAAATCTGGGTGCTGGCTATCGCCAGACGTATCAGAATGTCAGCGATCAGAGTGGTCCGATTTTCAGTGAGCGTATTGCCGGGCGCGGTTTGGCCATCGCGGACTTTAACAATGATGGCGGCATTGATGTGCTGATGGTGCCCAACGAGGGCGCTCCAATCCTGCTTCAGAACAACGTGGGTAAACTCCATCACTGGCTGGGAATTAATCTCAAGGGCACAAAAGCAAATCCTGATGCCATCGGCGCCCGCATAACCTGGCAGGCGGGTGACCTCAGGAGATGGGTCGAAAAAATCTCGGGCGGAGGCTATCTCGCCAGCCATGACCCCAGGCTCGTCCTGGGCATCGGCCCGCGAATTAAAATCGACTGGATTGAAATCAAATGGCCGGCTCCGAGCACTAGATTTGACC
- a CDS encoding tetratricopeptide repeat protein has product MAGFSTPVGSADRIFSQKQWKQPFVLPSPLRNPARDEWQLSPDFWFRMPFMPRSRSHTPVILATGFAFVLLSGFPEIVTSQQAHQAQRGAPGSSRQPNDRDAVLIRGIQLHQSGHFEEAIRDYYLFLKEEPDSFVARANLGAALAHEGRYTEAIEEYNQALKIRPGDLRVELNLALARYKALDLEEAARDLVGLNARQPDNLNIALLLGDCYFRLGEYKKAVDLLGPFETTHPQEWALIYLYGMSLIRDGQVEKGEVEVNKILSHGNSAEAHLMLGAARLAIYDNAGAIDELSTAIKLNAKLPMVHYLYGRALLTLGHRDDAMKQFREELAIDPNEFDPNLYLGVLLNQSEEYKEAKAYLVRALQVRPGDPAARFQMALGEIGTGDLEQARMRLEAIIRENPDFLDAHVSLAQVFYRLRMKSNGDHERTIIAKLNAEQQAREQARGTKATQEAKGDSPAPGREASGHGP; this is encoded by the coding sequence ATGGCCGGATTCTCTACACCAGTGGGCTCAGCCGACAGGATTTTCAGCCAAAAGCAATGGAAGCAGCCGTTCGTTCTGCCTTCGCCGCTGAGAAATCCGGCCCGAGACGAATGGCAACTTTCCCCTGATTTCTGGTTTAGAATGCCTTTCATGCCCCGATCAAGGAGCCACACTCCGGTTATTCTGGCGACAGGATTCGCGTTCGTTTTGCTTTCGGGATTTCCGGAAATCGTGACATCGCAACAAGCCCATCAGGCGCAGCGAGGAGCTCCTGGTTCATCACGTCAACCGAATGATAGGGACGCGGTCCTGATTCGCGGGATCCAATTGCACCAGTCCGGGCATTTTGAAGAGGCTATTCGCGATTACTATCTTTTCCTGAAAGAAGAGCCGGACAGCTTTGTGGCGCGCGCCAACCTGGGGGCAGCGCTGGCCCACGAGGGCAGGTACACGGAGGCAATCGAAGAGTACAATCAGGCGCTGAAGATCCGCCCCGGCGACCTACGGGTGGAACTGAATCTGGCTCTGGCGCGTTACAAAGCCCTGGATTTGGAAGAAGCCGCCCGCGATTTGGTAGGCCTTAATGCCAGGCAGCCGGACAATCTGAACATTGCCTTGTTGCTTGGAGACTGTTACTTTCGCCTCGGCGAGTACAAGAAAGCTGTGGATCTATTGGGGCCTTTTGAGACCACCCATCCGCAGGAGTGGGCATTGATTTACCTTTACGGAATGTCTCTGATTCGCGATGGGCAGGTTGAAAAAGGAGAGGTCGAGGTTAACAAAATCTTGAGCCATGGCAACTCGGCAGAAGCGCATCTGATGTTGGGCGCGGCGCGTCTGGCCATCTACGATAACGCAGGCGCGATTGATGAGCTCTCTACTGCCATAAAACTCAACGCCAAACTCCCGATGGTCCATTATCTTTACGGGCGGGCACTCCTCACACTTGGCCACCGAGATGATGCCATGAAGCAATTCCGAGAAGAACTGGCCATCGACCCCAACGAATTCGACCCCAATCTTTATCTCGGCGTCTTGTTGAACCAGTCCGAAGAATACAAGGAAGCAAAGGCGTATCTGGTCCGTGCCCTGCAGGTGCGGCCCGGCGACCCCGCTGCGCGTTTTCAGATGGCTCTCGGCGAAATCGGAACAGGAGATCTCGAACAGGCCAGAATGAGGCTCGAGGCAATTATCAGAGAGAACCCAGATTTTCTGGATGCGCACGTCTCTTTGGCACAGGTTTTTTATCGCCTTCGAATGAAAAGTAACGGCGACCACGAGAGGACCATTATTGCCAAACTGAACGCAGAACAACAGGCTCGTGAGCAGGCCCGTGGGACCAAGGCTACCCAGGAAGCCAAAGGAGACTCTCCAGCTCCAGGGCGGGAGGCCTCGGGACATGGTCCGTGA
- a CDS encoding tetratricopeptide repeat protein — MDPLTSNWRVGIPLLLLVLIPAGLYPQASSDSLLTAQRALYLQEAGDYGAAADAYRAYLKAHPDDADALSNLGVVLVRLGQYDEALEEYKAAERLRPGDWRIKLNLALADLKSGRLHEAAAQLEQAHSQSPQVKQISLLLADSLLQLGENDHVITLLQPLERDDPSDKATAYMLGTALIRERRIEEGEILLDRILRDGDSAEARFLLGTQYYESGNYPAAVKELGSAIELNASLPGLESYYGMALLQTGDPDAAAIAFRQELARNPNDFNSNLAMGQILNVARKFTEAIPLLERAVVLRPQSTEAMLAFGESLTGVGKLQEARGRLEAAIQAAPDSLEAHQDLAAVYSRLRLPTEAAREQNVVNRLQHRAGAGSSALGVNDPAPAFELQEVGFKKEVRLSQFRGKNPIVLVFGSYTCPNFRDSAAALNSLNTKYGSRIPFYLVYIREAHATSNWESTENEREGISLPPAATMAEKLGHAAICTRRLHLNFPALVDGIDCRVEKAYAAWPSHVFVIGENGRILYTSGLSRQDFQPKAMEAAVRSAFAAEKSGPRRMATFP; from the coding sequence ATGGACCCTTTGACGAGTAACTGGCGCGTGGGTATTCCTCTTCTGCTATTGGTCCTTATTCCCGCCGGGCTGTACCCCCAGGCAAGTTCCGACTCTCTGCTGACAGCCCAGCGTGCACTGTATTTGCAGGAGGCGGGCGACTATGGGGCGGCAGCAGACGCATACCGCGCGTACCTGAAAGCTCATCCTGACGATGCGGATGCGCTTTCCAATTTAGGCGTAGTTTTGGTCAGGCTGGGCCAATATGACGAAGCCCTCGAGGAATACAAGGCAGCAGAGAGGCTTCGCCCCGGCGACTGGCGAATCAAATTGAACCTGGCCTTGGCCGACCTAAAGAGCGGGAGGCTGCACGAAGCTGCAGCGCAACTTGAGCAAGCACACTCCCAGTCGCCTCAGGTGAAACAGATTAGCCTTCTTCTGGCTGATAGTCTTCTGCAACTGGGTGAAAACGATCACGTCATCACGCTCCTGCAACCCCTCGAACGCGATGATCCTTCCGACAAGGCCACGGCCTACATGCTAGGTACCGCGCTCATAAGAGAACGACGAATCGAGGAGGGGGAAATCCTGCTGGATCGCATCCTGCGTGATGGCGACAGTGCCGAGGCGCGCTTTCTGCTGGGTACCCAGTACTACGAGTCAGGCAACTATCCGGCGGCGGTAAAGGAGCTTGGGAGCGCGATCGAACTCAACGCCAGCCTTCCAGGTCTCGAGTCGTACTACGGCATGGCGCTATTGCAAACGGGCGACCCGGATGCGGCCGCCATTGCGTTCCGACAGGAACTGGCACGAAATCCCAATGATTTCAATTCCAATCTGGCGATGGGTCAGATTTTAAACGTCGCAAGAAAGTTCACGGAAGCCATTCCTTTACTCGAACGCGCCGTTGTACTTCGCCCGCAATCTACAGAAGCCATGCTGGCATTTGGCGAATCCCTGACTGGCGTAGGCAAACTGCAGGAAGCCCGGGGCAGGCTGGAGGCTGCTATACAGGCCGCTCCGGATTCACTCGAGGCCCATCAAGACCTCGCCGCTGTTTATTCCCGGCTTCGCCTGCCGACAGAGGCCGCCCGCGAGCAGAACGTTGTCAACAGGCTTCAGCACCGGGCCGGAGCTGGCTCCTCAGCTCTGGGTGTTAATGATCCGGCCCCAGCCTTCGAACTGCAAGAAGTGGGTTTCAAGAAAGAAGTGAGATTGAGCCAATTTCGGGGCAAGAACCCCATTGTCCTGGTCTTTGGCAGTTATACGTGTCCAAATTTCCGTGACTCGGCAGCTGCACTCAACTCGCTCAACACCAAATATGGCAGCCGGATACCATTTTACCTCGTCTATATCCGCGAGGCACATGCGACGAGCAACTGGGAGAGCACCGAAAATGAGCGTGAGGGCATCAGCCTACCCCCGGCCGCAACCATGGCAGAGAAGCTCGGGCACGCCGCAATATGCACCCGCAGGCTTCATCTTAACTTCCCAGCGCTTGTTGATGGTATCGATTGCAGGGTGGAGAAAGCCTATGCCGCGTGGCCGAGCCATGTTTTTGTTATAGGAGAGAATGGCCGGATTCTCTACACCAGTGGGCTCAGCCGACAGGATTTTCAGCCAAAAGCAATGGAAGCAGCCGTTCGTTCTGCCTTCGCCGCTGAGAAATCCGGCCCGAGACGAATGGCAACTTTCCCCTGA